Sequence from the Streptomyces sp. NBC_00440 genome:
AGTGCGGCCTCCTCAGCCTGCCAGGCGTCGAGGCGCTGCTGCAGGCGGCGCTGTTCGCTGTCGTCGGTCAGTTCGGCGGCGGCCTCCTGCGGGGTGTCGAAGCCGGCCCGGAAGGCGGCGTCGGCGAGCCGGTCGTCGGCCTCCTTGAGGCGCTGGGCGGTGGTGTCGACCGCGTGTACCGCGTCGGCCGCCCGGTCCAGGTACCGCATCCGGTGTTCGAGCCGCGTTGCGTGTTCGGCGACGCTGCACGCGCCGCCGCGCGCCCCCACCAGCTCCTCCTCGATCGCGGACTGCTCCCGCTCCAGTGCCTCGCGCTGCGAGGTCCGGGCGGCGGAGCGGCGTTCGGCCTGCTGCTGGGCGGCGGTCCGCCCGGCGTGTTCGCGCTCGGCGCGGGCGCGCTCCTCCCGGGCGGCGTGCATCCCGGCGGCCGTACCGTGGGCCTCGGCATGGTCGCGCTGCAACTGGCCGACCAGTTCGGCGAGTTCACCCGTGGTGGCGCTGCCCGCCCCCGCGCGCGCTTCAGCGACCGCCTCGCGGACGGCGCCGAGGGCGCGCTCCGCTTCGGCACGGTCCTCGTCGGCGCGGGTGTGCGTCTCGTACGCCGCCTCCTCCGCGGCGTGGTCCACATGGCCGGCCCCGGGCATGGCGGGCGCCGGGTGGTCGGCCGCGCCGCACACCGCGCAGGGCTCGCCGTCCCGCAGCCCGGCGGCCAGCTCGGCCGCGACCCCGCGCAGCCGGCGCTCCCGCAGGTCGAGCCAGGTCTCGTGCGCCGCGTTCGCCCGCTCGCGCGCCGCGCTCAGCCGCCCCTCCGCTGCCGCCGCGTCGGTGGCGAGCCGGTCGCGGGCGCGTGCCGCCTCCAGCCGGCGGCGGGCCGGTTCGAGCTGTCCCGCCAGCTGCTCGGCACGGGTCGCGGCCTCCTGTGCGGCCTCGATCCGGTCCTGGCAGCGGCGCAGGACGGTGTCCCAGTCGGTCAGCCAGCCGGCCGCCTCGCGGATCAGCTCGTCGTCGGCGTGCGCCTGCCGGTCCAGGCCCGCACGCTCGGCGGTGATCTCCGCGCTGCGCCGCTCGGCCCGCCGCGCCGCGTCCAGCGCCCCGAGGTCCTGGCGGAGCCTGCGCTCCAGCGCGGAGAGCTGGTCGGCGCCCGCGTCGGCCAGCTCGGCGGGCAGTTCGCGCCGGGCGCGCTCCCGGGCACCTGCCGCGTCGCGGTGCTCCTGGGCCGCTTCGTCGCGCTGGGTCAGCGCGTCGCCGACCCGTTCGGCCCGGCGCGCCCGGTCCAGCCTGGCGCGCACCTCCTCGCGCTCGCCGCGGCGGTTCGCCAGCTCTTCGGTCCGGCGTCGCGTCTGCTCGAACCGCTCCTGGAGCCTGGCCAGTTCGCGCTGGTCCTCCAGGTTTGTCCGGGCCGCGGCCTGCCGGCTCTCCGCTGCGGACAGGGCCGCCCGCGCGATGTCGAGCCGTTCGCCGGCTCCGCAGCGGGCCACCGCGGCCCACTGCAGTACGGCCTCGGCGAGACCGGGATCGCCCGGCCGGTCGACGGGCAGCGACCAGTCGTCCGCGGCCGGGCCCGCGGCCTCGGCCATCCGGTGCGCGAGGGTCAGCAGCCGCTCGTCACCGGCGAGCACCTGTGTCTCGGCCGCCCGTCGCAGCACGGCGAGGCGCTCCTCGACGGCGGCGAAGCGCCGGGTGTCGAAGAGGCGGCCCAGCAGCTTTCCGCGCGCCTCGGCGTCCGCCCGCAGGAAACGGGCGAAGTCGCCCTGGGGCAGCAGCACCACCTGGCAGAACTGTTCCCTGCTCATCCCGATGAGCTGGGTGATCTCCTCGCCGATCTCCTGGTGGGACTTGCTCAGCGACCGCCAGCTGCCGGTCTGCGAGTCGTACTCGCGCAGTCTGCTCTGCGCCTTCTCCGTGACGAAGCCCTCGCCGCGCTTCTTGGGGCGCGGCTGCGCCGGCAGCCGGGTGACCTCCAGGCGGCGGTCGCCGACACTCAGTTCCAGCGAGATCTCGGTGGGCTCGTCGACCGGGGCGTGGTCGCTGCGCAGGGTGGTCCCGGGCCCCTGCCTCGCGCCGGGTACCGCTCCGTAGAGCGCGTAACACACGGCATCGAGGACCGACGTCTTGCCGGCGCCGGTCGGCCCGTGGAGGAGGAAGAGCCCGGCTTCGGAGAGCGAGTCGAAGTCGACTTCCTGGCGTGCGGCGAAGGGGCCGAAGGCGGCGATGCGCAAGGTGTGCAGCCTCATCGCGCCACCTCGTTCGCCCCGTCGTCCACCCGGACGTCGTCGATGGCGCCGGAGAGTACGCCCCGCTCCGCCGCGTCGGGCCCCGCGCCGCCCCGTACGTGCGCCACGAAGTCCTCCGCGATCTGCTGGTCGGTGCGCCCCTTGAGGCGCTGGGCGTAGGAGGCGAGCGGGTCCCCGGTGGTCCGGTCCGGCTCGAAGACCAGGCTGAGCGTGTGCGGGAAGCGCGCGCCGAGCCTGGCCATCGGCTCGGTGGGCCGTACCGGGTCGGTGAGTGTGGCCTCCACCCAGGACTCCTCGTACCGCTCCAGCGCCGGATCCTCCAGCAGTGCGTCGAGACGGCCCCGGATCCTGGCGAGCCGCCGGGGGACGGGGCAGTCGATCCGCTCGGCTGCGATCTCTCCGGCGGGGCCGAGGTCGATCAGCCACATCGTCTTGCGGTGGGCGGCCTCGGAGAAGGAGTAGGCGAGCGGGGAGCCCGAGTAGCGGACCCGCTCGGTGAGCGTCTGGCTGCCGTGCAGATGGCCGAGGGCGACATAGTCGACGCCGGAGAAGACTCCGGCCGGTACGGCGGCCACCCCGCCGACGGTGATGTCGCGCTCGCTGTCGCTGGGCTCTCCGCCGGCGACGAAGGCATGGGCGAGGACCACGGAGCGGGTGCCGGGGACCCGTCCTGCGAGGTCCGCGCGCACCCGGTCCATCGCGGCGGTCAGTACGGCTTCGTGCCCCGCCCTGGCCGCCTTCAACTCGTCGCGGACCAGGGCCGGTTCCAGATAGGGCAGCCCGTAGAGCGCCACATCGCCGTACTGGTCGGAGAGGAGCACCGGAGTGGCACAGCCCGCCGGATCGGTCCGCAGATGTATTCCGGCCAGCCGGATGAGACCCGCGCCCACTCCGAGCCTGCGGGCCGAGTCGTGGTTGCCCGAGATCATCACCGTCGCGACGCCCGCTTCGGCGAGCCGGTGCAGCGCACGGTCGAAGAGCTCCACCGCGGCGAGCGGGGGCACCGCCCTGTCGTAGACGTCTCCGGCCACCAGGACCGCGTCCACCTCGTGGGCCCGTACGGTCGCCACCAGGTGGTCGAGGTACGCGGCCTGGGCGTCGAGGAGTCCGACGCGGTGGAAGGAGCGGCCGAGGTGCCAGTCCGATGTGTGCAGAATCCTCAAGGTGCCGCTCCGACCTGCATTTTTTCCTCACTCCGCCCCGCCACCCCGTCCATCACGCACCTCAGTCTGTCACCCGTGCCGGGGGCGGCGCGGCTATGGAGGCTGTCAGTGGTCCGGGCGGAGAACGACCCTTCTGCCGTGGAGCCGGCCGTCCTCCATCCGGCGGTGGGTCTCCGCGGCGGAGCTCAGCGGAAGCGTCTCGATGGCGCGGGGGCGCAGGCGGGCATCGCTCAGGAAGCTGTTGACAGTGACGGCGACCTCGGCCAGCTCCGCCGCGGTCGCGTGGGAGATGACGAATCCGACGACCGAGCAGTCGTTCATGTAGAGCGGTCCGGCCGGCAGAACAGGACGGGACCTGGCCCCGGCCAGCAGCACGATCCTGCCGCGGCGGGCCAGGAGGCCGACGGCGTTCGCCAGATCGTTCTCACCCGCGGTGTCGAGGTAGAGGTCCACGCCCTGCGGCGTGGCGGCCCGGATGTGCCGGAAGAGGTCGGGGTCCCGGTAGTCCAGGACCTCCGAGGCGCCGAGGGAGCGGCAGTACTCGGCGTCCCGGGCGCCGGCGGTGGCGACGACCCGGGCGCCCGCCCGGACGGCCAGGACGACCAGCGCGCTCCCGACGTTCCCGGCGGCGCCGGCGACGAGGACCGTCTCACCGGCGCGGATCCTGCCGTGGGTGAACAGGGCGAGACAGGCCGTAGCGGCGGGGTGGACCAGGGCAACCGCCTCGTACGGGTCGACCCCGTCGGGAAGACGGTAGAGCCGGTCGGCCGCCACCACGGCCTGCTCTGCGGCGGCCCCCTGCCGGCCTCCGTGGCCGAGGCTGTTGCTCCACACCAG
This genomic interval carries:
- a CDS encoding SMC family ATPase, encoding MRLHTLRIAAFGPFAARQEVDFDSLSEAGLFLLHGPTGAGKTSVLDAVCYALYGAVPGARQGPGTTLRSDHAPVDEPTEISLELSVGDRRLEVTRLPAQPRPKKRGEGFVTEKAQSRLREYDSQTGSWRSLSKSHQEIGEEITQLIGMSREQFCQVVLLPQGDFARFLRADAEARGKLLGRLFDTRRFAAVEERLAVLRRAAETQVLAGDERLLTLAHRMAEAAGPAADDWSLPVDRPGDPGLAEAVLQWAAVARCGAGERLDIARAALSAAESRQAAARTNLEDQRELARLQERFEQTRRRTEELANRRGEREEVRARLDRARRAERVGDALTQRDEAAQEHRDAAGARERARRELPAELADAGADQLSALERRLRQDLGALDAARRAERRSAEITAERAGLDRQAHADDELIREAAGWLTDWDTVLRRCQDRIEAAQEAATRAEQLAGQLEPARRRLEAARARDRLATDAAAAEGRLSAARERANAAHETWLDLRERRLRGVAAELAAGLRDGEPCAVCGAADHPAPAMPGAGHVDHAAEEAAYETHTRADEDRAEAERALGAVREAVAEARAGAGSATTGELAELVGQLQRDHAEAHGTAAGMHAAREERARAEREHAGRTAAQQQAERRSAARTSQREALEREQSAIEEELVGARGGACSVAEHATRLEHRMRYLDRAADAVHAVDTTAQRLKEADDRLADAAFRAGFDTPQEAAAELTDDSEQRRLQQRLDAWQAEEAALAERLAEQDAADAAGRPPADPGAARAEFDTAERAFLEASSVLDAAAERRIALRRLSAQAADELAGLGPLRAEYDRVARLATLTAGTSADNERKMRLESYVLAARLEQVAAAATVRLQTMSAGRYTLVHSDARAGGRGRSGLGLHVLDSWTGRERDTATLSGGETFFASLALALGLADVVTDEAGGIRLDTLFIDEGFGSLDDQTLDDVLDVLDSLRERDRSVGIVSHVGDLRRRIPAQLEVVKEQSGSAVRHHAAGSSR
- a CDS encoding exonuclease SbcCD subunit D translates to MRILHTSDWHLGRSFHRVGLLDAQAAYLDHLVATVRAHEVDAVLVAGDVYDRAVPPLAAVELFDRALHRLAEAGVATVMISGNHDSARRLGVGAGLIRLAGIHLRTDPAGCATPVLLSDQYGDVALYGLPYLEPALVRDELKAARAGHEAVLTAAMDRVRADLAGRVPGTRSVVLAHAFVAGGEPSDSERDITVGGVAAVPAGVFSGVDYVALGHLHGSQTLTERVRYSGSPLAYSFSEAAHRKTMWLIDLGPAGEIAAERIDCPVPRRLARIRGRLDALLEDPALERYEESWVEATLTDPVRPTEPMARLGARFPHTLSLVFEPDRTTGDPLASYAQRLKGRTDQQIAEDFVAHVRGGAGPDAAERGVLSGAIDDVRVDDGANEVAR
- a CDS encoding NADPH:quinone reductase, which codes for MRAAYIEQLGTPDVIRYGELPPPLPGPADVLVDVLATTVNPVDTFVRSGIFPTPVDFPFVIGRDLVGRVSALSTAGPEAPGFAVGDLVWSNSLGHGGRQGAAAEQAVVAADRLYRLPDGVDPYEAVALVHPAATACLALFTHGRIRAGETVLVAGAAGNVGSALVVLAVRAGARVVATAGARDAEYCRSLGASEVLDYRDPDLFRHIRAATPQGVDLYLDTAGENDLANAVGLLARRGRIVLLAGARSRPVLPAGPLYMNDCSVVGFVISHATAAELAEVAVTVNSFLSDARLRPRAIETLPLSSAAETHRRMEDGRLHGRRVVLRPDH